Within Vicia villosa cultivar HV-30 ecotype Madison, WI linkage group LG1, Vvil1.0, whole genome shotgun sequence, the genomic segment cttgaataaaggaaaataaatttgaaCGCGATAGTTGAGAAAATACCTCATCTTCTTCAGAATTTGAGCTAGAACTTGAGTTAGATTATGTGTTTGAAGATCTTGAGGCCATCAGAGCCAGATtggcttcttcttcatctttgtcAGATTCTTCCTCTTTATCAAGTTCAATCCATTTTGCCATAGGATTCTTCTTGACCTTGTTTATGAAGTTGTTCTTCTGAAAGCTTCCTTTCTCTGGCTGGTCTTTCTGCAGCTCTGGACATTCAACAATAAAGTGACCAGACTTTTCCTCTTTATCAAGTTCaacccattttaccatttttggattaaaaatatttaatcataaatatcatttctcgtatataaaaatatttagatcaataatagatttttttttccgtatacaaatattatttttgtttaggtatcatttacaaaaatatttggatcaatattaaattttcgtatattaaaatatttagatcaataatatattttttttcctgtataccattttttgatcaaaaatatttgatcataaataccatttctcgtatataaaaatatttaggtcaatgatagattttttcccgtatacaaacttcatttttgcttaggtatcatttacaaaaatatttggatcaatagtaaattttgtatataaaaatatttacatcaatagtagattttttcccatatatcatttttgaataaaaaatatttggatcataaataacattttttgttaataataatacaaatattatttttatttagatatcatttacaaaaatatttggatcaatattagattttcgtataaaaaaatatttagatcaatagtagattttttttccgtatatcatttttggataaaaaatatttgatcataaataccatttctcgtatataaaaatatttagatcaataatagattttttttcccgtatacaaacctcatttttgtttaggtatcatttacaaaaacatttggatcaatagtaaatttcgtatataaaattatttagctcaatagtagattattttcccgtatactattttggaataaaaaaatttggatcataaataccatttttcataaataatatattttttcgatATACAAATACTAattttgtttaggtgtcatttacaaaaatatttggattaatatcaaattttcgtatataaaaatatttagatcaataatagatttttttggcctattctatttttaaataaaaaatatttggatcataaataacatttttcgtatataaaaatatttagatcaataataaattttttttccgtatacaaactttatttttgtttaggtattatttataaaaatatttggatcaatagtaaatttcgtatataaaagtatttagatcaatagtagattttttcccgtatatcatttttgaataaaaaacatttggatcataaataccatttttcgtaaacaatagattttttccgtatacaaatattatttttatttaggtatcatttacaaatatatttgaatcaatattaaattttcgtatataaaaatatttagatcaataatagattttttgagtAAATTTTTCCCGTTtatatttttgactaaaaaatatttcgatcataaatagctttttttcgtatataaaaaatatatatcaataatagttttttttgtgGAAaagagaagtgagaaagtgatgaaagtgatgaaagaaaaaaaatagagaatggagagagatttggtacgtttgataaaatataagagttgtattattttaataataaaattaagaattttatggtGCAAAACCAAAAAACctcaattttaatgtggtgacaaaaaatcaaataagggtatttttgacttttccacaaccattaattttcttatattatagataatatCTCCATAGTGTTTTTTAAAACACATGATTTATTCTAATGGCTATTAGGAGTTCTTCACAACATATCTTGTATGCATACACCAAAGAAATAGTGCTTTGAAAATTATTTATtgtaatgaaaattttgtttatttattaattttaattaaatatatattttaatcataTCTAAATTTTACTCAATGacatttattttttcataaatacatatacattttatataattaatttttttatcaaatgttTTCAAATATATGAGACCAAcaataaaaatgtttttcttagttaagaagaaattaaaaaatagataacaaataataaaataaactgaagTAGTCTTTATATCAttaccatttattttattttattatattggtATACTCTTatctaataatattattttaaaatttatcataTAGCGTACTTAAATATATTAAGTAATTGGtatactttattttatattatcttaaataatcaatttttctcaaaaactaaaaattactttttttcTTTAGCTGCATTTTTTTCAAGAACTAAAATATAGTTTTGCACTCAAAATAATAACTAGATTTAACAATTGTTTAAATGCATTTTAATCAATTCATAAACTTCTTGCCATAAGAATAAGCAAGTGCACAAATTTGACAATAAGCTAATTGATAGGTCTTATTTCTATTCCTTCGAGAATGAAACCACCCTTTGTACGATCAGCCTTAATCTCGACAACACCCATCTGAATGACTTCATCTTGTATGCCTGAACTGAAGAACTCTCCAATCTCGATCTCCAACCACCCATCACTTCTCAGTTTTGGACTCTCTAGCCCCAATAACTCCTTATCTCGTTCCTTATCAAAGTTTGGATCTAGCCAAACTTGTTTTGTAGATATGCGGTCTTCAAATTTATCTATGGTTAATTCCACAGGAATAACATCAAAATCATCGGGATCCATCAATTTGAACACAAGAACAGCAGCATATCGAGTATTTGAGGACAACACACGTGTGCTAATTTTCCCATAAATTTCAAACCACCACACATAACGTAGCCTAGCAACTTCTTTGAATCTGTTGGAAACAAGAATTAATGGCATAATCAACACGTTAACAATGTGAGAAAATTATTTAAAGTAGATATAAATAAGTTATAAAATGATGACACTCCGGTACAGGTGTATAACATTGACACATATACAGACACGTCTTGATTCAGAGGTAAAAAGAACTGACCTGGACTCTGGTAGAGTTATCCAATCCCAATAGGTAGGAGTGTCACCCCAAGCAATGGAGAGATCTCTAGCACTGAGCATGTATATCTTTTTACCACTTTGTTTTTCTAACTGAAAGCTCTGAATTTTAGTATAACACCATTTAATTAGTTAGGGTTTAGgaattaaagaataaaatatttaacatGTAATCGTGAAAATGATACCTTTTTACCATTGTCGATAATGACGGGATTATCAGAGAGAGTAAGATATAGAGTCTTCTTAGAGGGAGAGGTGGCTAGCAAAGAGGATCCAGATTGAGACTCGGAAATGATTGAGATCAAATCAGATGGAAGAAAATGATCCCAAACAATGTCTGATTCAGAGGCAGAACAAAAGTCCTTGGAAACAACGGAGAACTTACATGAATCCACTGGATCTGTTAGCGAAAATATGTTGGCAATGCATTCCTCTGGAAGAACCTCTATCGTGTttgtttcttcttcattcttcgtTTTCGTCTCAGTCGCCATTGTTGGTATTGTTGGTGAAATATGCAATATGAACCTATAAAATAGATAAAGATGACCTTAGAAAGATTTGTTTGATTTCTGATGTGTTTTGTTCCCTTCTTAAATAGAGTTAGAGATCTTCAAGAAAgcaatgtttttaatttattttatatgattttagaAATAACTTAACCACTAAGAATACTACTTTTTTTACTCGCATATATTACTatactaaaaaatattatattatgcaAGTATAAAATAGTaaattctattaaaaaattaGGTGAAATTGACTAAAATTATATTTACTAGTATATAACCCGCGCGTTGCGCGGTTGACCTGTATATAGTATTTTAAACTTCAAAATATTGTTATTGTCATTGATATTCATTTCATTATTgttactattaaaaaaaaatttatagggtatatttttatttatttaacctcttattaattaaacatataaaaatgattatttaaataatttatatagtaTTTGTGGATTTAAATACgtaaaatttattaaacatttgtgtagatgattatttaaaaaaaaattcaattgtaaattattgtttaaaattttatatatatatatatatatatatatatatatatatatatatatatatatatatatatatatatatatatatatatagtatttatgtataaattttttatttatattaaaattgattttatttcttctctattatagattatttataaaaaaaaagttattattgTAAGTTATTGACGTAGTATTTATGCTgtaaataagaaatataatttttttataaaaacattttttatatttaaggTGATATAAGattcatattttatattattattatacacaaatttattttataaagttagataataaaattaattgtatccaaataatcataaaatataaaaagaatttttttaatagtaattacaataatttaaatagttaaataactattaagataaaataaacataaattaaaGAAATATCTATACtatcataacaaaaataatataaattaagctattattaagataaaataagtacaaaatataaaaaaattaaaaaataattacaaatatCTAAACttatataataacaaaaatagatTAAATATTTCAATGAATAATAAATCATTATAATATCATTAATATTCTTGATTCTAACAAAAACCTAGTAGAACATGAGGCAAAGGAAACTTAAAAACGATTTGTAGGTAATTTACATTTACATGTGAAATTGAAATCAAATATAAACCTCCGCTCCTActaaatcagagttcttcaaacgcaTTTTCTACATGCAAAGATAACCTACAATAACATTAGATCTTTTACTAAGACAAACAACAATTTAACCATTAGAGTTTTAAATAACAAAACTACATTTAACTTCTAATTCTAAAACATAATACTTCAAAGACTCATTACTTttcaacatattttatgttcAGCTCCTActaaatcagagttcttcaaacataTTTCCAACATGCAAGATTTTTTAATGTTACCTTaaacaatatatatgataaattctTAGAGAGAAGAAAACTATAAAACTATTAGTTTTATAACTTAtacattaaaattatataatattgttTTTCATATATAATGTTTGAATTGTCAAACTACTTTGTACAATGCAATTCATCTCAAAAGAGTAATTCAAAATTATGATGTCAATTGTAAGAAGATGAATAAAAAATATAGGACATAAAAAAATTACCACATAAAAATCCATCTTTCAATAAAGTTCTCAAATATATCTTCAATACTTGCACATAATTATCTTACATGTGGTTTTACATATTCTTACTCTTAACTTTCATAATTCTTTCCTTTTTAAAAATGGtcaataataataagcatattaatttattacaaatatattaattatgatATAAAAGAAATTAATGCCAAAGTTAACcgtttttatagaaaaaattatttaggagttacatttaaaataaatttaacactaaactataatattatatttattaaattttaaagagtttcttataacttattttgttaTATAACGTTAATGAAGTTAatagtttaataattttttaattttgtaactTACATGaagtaaagaaaaaaataataatgaagaaAGTATTTCTActcaataattaaaaatagaaaaa encodes:
- the LOC131616916 gene encoding putative F-box protein PP2-B12, yielding MATETKTKNEEETNTIEVLPEECIANIFSLTDPVDSCKFSVVSKDFCSASESDIVWDHFLPSDLISIISESQSGSSLLATSPSKKTLYLTLSDNPVIIDNGKKSFQLEKQSGKKIYMLSARDLSIAWGDTPTYWDWITLPESRFKEVARLRYVWWFEIYGKISTRVLSSNTRYAAVLVFKLMDPDDFDVIPVELTIDKFEDRISTKQVWLDPNFDKERDKELLGLESPKLRSDGWLEIEIGEFFSSGIQDEVIQMGVVEIKADRTKGGFILEGIEIRPIN